The region ACTCAGGAATTGGTTTTCAGTTTTCTTACCGACTATAGAGTTTCTAAGTTGTTCTGGATATTTTTTAAATTCTTCCTTATATTCTTCAGGCTTCTTCTTCATAAAGCTTGTCTTTTTAAGGAATAAAATTAAACTAAGTACACGACAAAAAACAAAATACATTGATATTTAGTTGATTAACTTTAGAATGAAATAGTCTAGCCAAGTAATCAAGGCCTAATTTTACTACACTAATACTTCTATTACTATGTTTTTTGAAGGATATAGGTTTAATGTATGTATCGATATAATCTCCAATTTTATAGCACCAAACAAGTGCAAGCATTACTAGCATAATGAGCTGTTCAAGTTTTTTAATACACTTTAAATGCGTGTCTTCAATATTAAAACCACTTGACTTCATTGCTCTAAATAATGTTTCTATTTGCCATCTTTCTTTATATTTTTCAGAAGCATTTTCGGGTTTATTAAAACTTACAATTATACAATAATCAGTTTTGCCATCTGTCATTATCTTTGTGGCTGACAGATAACATAGTTGTCCATGTAGATACACAATTTTTTCATAAGCTCTAAACTCTCCAACTTTTAAATTGTAAAACAGATGATATGCATATTTATCTTCTTGCTTATGAGGTAGATAAACTTTAAAATTGTTTCGAATACGTATATAATACCTAATTCTTTCGTTATTCAAATATTCTATCCAACGTTCTCCAATAAACTCTCTGTCAGCTAATAAGCACTCTATACAATCTTTTCCAAACCATTCTATAAAATCATTAATGAGTTCTTTTCTCTCATTGGTATTTGAGTTTCCTTTTTTATCTAACATCTTAAATATTAAAGGGAAAGCAACATTTTTGTAACAAACACCAAGCATCAGTATGTTGATGTTTTGATTTCCAAACTTCCAGTTTGTACGATCTATAACAAGGGTATATTTATCTTGTTTAGGAAGAATAGCAAAGATGAACTTAGCTACAAGTTCAGATGTTAACTTAGCATCATAAACAAAACGTTGAATACGCCTACAGTTACTTTCTGCTTTAACTGAGTTGTCAAATGCTATAGATATATTTGTAAAATTGACTGACTTTACTTTGCATAGAGCCACGATAAATAAGGAAATAAAACTGATCCTAGCTAAATTGAGTTTATCCTTAAAACCTCCTTTTAATATCGTTAAAAGTTCTGTACTTTTGTAATCTAGGCTGTTGTTCGTTTCTAAAGGCATTACGTGAGAATTTTTCCTTTAAGATACTGAATATCAGCCTTTTTTACAAATATATGTCTCGCCTATTTTGTTGTAAATCAGATATTTAACATTTTTGTCGGGTACTAAGAAAATTAAACCAACTATATTAGTTTTATTGGCTTTTTCTTCTCGTTCAATAGCTTGATAATAGTTATCCTCATGTACTTCCATTTTTTCTCAATCTTTTTAATTCTTCAGAGTCTTCAGGTAACGTCATCATTTTTGATTCATTTAAATCAAAAAAATCACTATATTTTATACTTGCAGATTGAATCTCTTTAAGTGAATTTTGATATTTTTCATTATTCTCAGTTCCTTTCACTTTATAATCTTTCGGATTCTTTTTATCAAAAAAAACAGTGATATTTCCTGGTTCACCTACAAACAGAATTTTATCATCAACTTTATCACCCTCCTTGATAGAGATAAAAGCCTCATTTACTTCGACAAAAGGGTTTTTAAATGTTACTTTTCCATCTTTGATCGTTCCAGAAGAAAGAACAAGAGAGTCGCTATCTATTGTTTCTCTAATACAGATATAAACATTGGTATTCTCAGGAATATCTACTACTGTCAACTCAATACTATTCTTTTTTTGGCATGATATAAAAAATAATATTGAGACAAATACAAATATCAACTTCTTCATAAAAATGAGTTAAAATATTAACAAATAGATATTTGAATTAAGTTAGTATTATTTGAATATATATATTCAAATAATTATCAGCTAAAACCTACTTTTCAATCCATTTTTTAAAGTCATTTACTTTCTCTCGACTTACTATGAGATCTTCAGATTCAAAATTAGTTAAGTTTAATTTAAGTCTTGAGTTAGAATACGCATAGATATCTTTTATACTGTGAATAGAGACAATAAACTTCCTATTAACCCTATAGAAATCTTGAGGATCAAGCATCTTTTCTAATTCTTCTAAAGTAAAATCAATAATATAATTCCTTCCTTCTGTAGTCTGCACATAGGATGCTTTATTCTCGCTATAGAAACACACTATCTCAGATCTTAAAACAATTTTTATCTGTGCTCCAACTTTAACTACAAACCTCTCCTTATAATCTACTACATTATTTGTGGACATAAATTGTTTAAACAAATCAAACTGTTGATTAAATCCAAAGATAGCACTCCTATTATTTTTAAATTTTTCAACAGCTTGTTGCAACTCACTTTCTTGTATCGGTTTTAATAAATAATCAATGCTATTTAATTTAAAAGCTCGAAGTGCATAATCATCATAAGCTGTTGTGAAAATAATAGAACTATCAACTTTCACTTGTTCAAAAATCTCGAAAGACAGTCCATCTGATAGCTGTATGTCTAAAAAGATGAGGTCTGGCTCTCTATTAGAACCAAACCACACTACTGCCTCCTCTACACTCGAAAGGTTTATCATAGAACTATAACCTAACTTCTCTAACTTCCTCTCAAGTGAGCGAGCAGCGGGCTTTTCATCTTCAATAATTACTATATTGATCATTATTTTTTACACTTAATTGATACTGATATGTTGTTTTTATCTTCTCTAGTTCCCTTCTTTCCATTCTATCTTGTAATACTCTTAATCCAGGAATATTATTAAGAAATAATGAAATGAATCGAATAGCTAAACTTAATAGTAAGATGACAAATAATACATTCGCATAATTCACATCTCTTACACTCACATTGATCGTTACATTTGCAATGCCGTACTCTCTATCGTACCACACAATTCCCATAAAGAATAAAACAACTAGGAGTTTTATAAACAATAGTATCGCGCGATTATTCCTTGCATAGATAAGTTTTTTATACTCTACCAAGGCTTTTGGTGATATTGTTGATTGTTCCATAATATGTTAATTCCATTTTTGTCCTTCTCCCTTATGTTTATCCATGTACTCTCTAATCTTCTTATCTTCCCAGTCCTTTCCTAAGAACAGACTGTAATTAAAGGTTTTCATTGCATCAGATGCTAAACCTATCCCCCAAGCGAATAAGGGAATTAAACTCCACATAAACGATGGCTCAGTAAGTAAGTTAAGCATAATCAAGAAGCTGTTAACCATTATAAAAGTAGTAAGGTGAGCATAAAACTTTTTAATTTTCTCTACCTTCTTCTTTGCTTCTACTAATATTTCTTGTTCGTTCTCAGGTACATCTATAATTTTCATGTGTTCTATAATTTTAGTTAGTATTGGTATTCTCACAGTAAAGTATTCCTCTGTTTCTTCTATAAAAACTGGCTTAGACGTTAATAAGGCATATCTACTCGCGATATTTTCTAATCCTATTCCTTTTCTATTGTCTAGTACTTGTTTTTTATTTAAGGTGTTTTTGATAATTAAATATCCATCCGCGCCCTCCTTAATAGTAATATGAATAGGTCGCTGTGCAGAAGCTTTGTTATGCTTAATCACATTTTCTAATAGCAACTGTAAAGACAAGGGTACCACCTTCGCTCCCTCTTGTTTAATTTCCGTTGGCAATTCAAATACCAAGCTGTCCTCAAAACGCATTTGCAACAATTCTATATACGTCTTAGCGAAGGCTAGTTCTTCTTCAATAGGGACTAATTCTTTATTCTTCTGATCTAGTATATAGCGATATGTTTTAGATAGCGAATTATTAAACCCCAGTGCTTTATCCTGATCCTCTTCTATTAAAGCTCCTAATACATTCAGACTATTAAATAAAAAATGTGGGTCAAGCTGATTCTTTAAGCTTTCAAACTGAGCAGAAACATTGCCTGTTATCACCTTCTGTTCCTCTAATTCTTTGTCTTTTACCAAACTAGAAAATGTCACATGAAAGTAGATACCCATTAGAATTGTATAAAAAACTGTAAAGTTTAAAACAGGTTTAAAACGACCATCAATAAATAGATTCACAACTTCCCCTTCTTCTACGAAGGACATATTAACTACTTTTACCAATAGTGCTATGGTGAATATAACTACTGCGTTAATAGCAGTAGCAAGTAAGGTAGTTAAGCCTATATTATTACTATTCTCTGTACGATAAAGCCTAGCTAGATAATTCTTTTTCAAATAATTATTAACTAAAACTATACTCGCAGCAAATAAACTAAAGTATATAATAAACAAGTAAACATCTAAATGATATAGTCGCAATACTTTCTTAAACATGAGGAAAGTAATAAGGAGTACTGCTATTATCTTGGTAATATTATTTCGCTGTGTCATTTTTTAAAATAGTATTAATCTGCACATTTACAATCTGGTTTCTTTGATTAAAAATGCTCTTTGTACTTTCTTCTTTTTTAATGCCAAACATAGTTAAGAAGAATGTAATCAAAAATAAGGTAATGGTTATAATAATTTTCATATCTATCTTGTTTTTTGTTGAAGCAAAGATGTGACAGATCCATCAAGAAAAAAAAAGAAGAGTACCGAACTGTTGAGTTTATAGGACGAACTGTAATATACAGGTATTATACCTTTAAACCCAGAATATGCGATAGCTAAATACCTCAAAACAATTTAGCCTAGTATAAGTATAGTAATTCTACTATACGAAGAAAATTCCCATTTTGGTATTAAATATCAAAAAACGGGTGTAGAGAAAATAGTTGAATTTTATTTACTATATTTGTAACCAAATGAATATCAGTATTTATTCTTTTTTTTTAGACCAATCTTCAAGGTCAATATTTACAATAATCGCATCAATATATTAATAGGATATCATAGGTATCTTTATGCTATCTCCGTTCGAGTGAGTCCATAATGAGTCTATAGTGACTCCATTAAAATGGCTGTTTTAATGGAGTCACTATAGACACACTATGCTGTCAATATGCTTCCTTACAAAACTACATAGCAACTTCATCAAAACAAACATAAAACAAGGTATTTAGGAGGATAATAGATAAAGTCCATAGAAGATAAGACCTTAGATTTTCAATAGAATAAAAATCATTTTATAGTGGCAAGTTACACGATTAAACTAAGATTATATAAAAGATAATAGCTAAAGTGAATAAAAGCAAGATAGTTCCATACGTCGCTTTTGCTAATTACCCCACTACACATTAGCAGTTAAAATAATAGAGTGTACTTAAGGTAACAGTAAAAAACTGGCTGTCAACCCGATGTAGCGACTTCGTTAAAATGTAGGTAAAAAGAGCCGTATTTATTCGACAATAATGAATAATAAGTTTAAATTTGCCTTTCTAATCTACAAAAAAGTTATGGTATATAAGTTCAGAGTAATCCTTGATACTGAGGAAGATATATTTAGAGACATTGCTATTTCAGAAGATGACTCATTAGAAGATTTACACAATGCTATCGTAAATGCTTTCGGTTTTGACGGTATGGAGGCTGCTTCATTTTACAAGTGTGATGATCAATGGACTCAGCTTGAAGAAGAAATCTCGTTATTTGACATGGGAGAAAATCCTGGTGAAGATACAACCATGAACTCTACTACTATAGGATATATTTTAGATGAAGAAAACACTAAGATCATATATGTATATGACTTCTTAAATATGTGGACTTTCTTCGTAGAATTAGGAGCTATCGAAGAAGAAGAACCAGGAGTATCATATCCTGAAGTACTGTTCTCACATGGTATTCTACCAGACAGTATGCCAGGTAAGTCATTCACTGCCAATCCCGTATCTAATGACGATATCTATGGTGAGTTTGACGATGATTTCGATGATGAAGATTTCGACATGTTTGAAGATGGCGATAACTTCGAAGATTTCGGTTATGAAGAAAACTGGAACTAATCCCTTTACAATTTCATTTTTAATTTATACTAAGTAGATTATACTACTTACTCATTACTGACATTATGATTAACTTATTTAATACGCACATTGAAACTCTATCTATCCATAGAGTTGGAAATAAAAGCAGAAATGAAGCTATCTTCTTATCTGAGGAACCTTATAACTTAAATGATGAAATAGCTCCTTTATTAAAAGAGTATTTCTTTAAACCATTCCGTGAGAAAGAAGAAAACTTCTATCAATTCGCACATGATGTTGATTTAGAATTTAACGAAATGTATAACTATGCTAACGAGCTTTTTAATGCTCCATCAGCAGAGAATGCACAGGCAATTTCTAAGAAAATAACAAGTCACTTATTCGAACAGTCAAATCATCCACATATTAAGAATGGAGAAGTATATGTTACATACTTGACTAACTTATCTATTGATAACAATATAGTAGATGCTATAGGTATCTTTAAAAGTGAAATCAAGACTGACTTCTTACAACTTCAAGAAAATGGATCTAACTTAGAGATGCACCTTCTACAAGGTATCAATCTTAATAAGTTAGACAAAGGATGTATCATCTTT is a window of Myroides oncorhynchi DNA encoding:
- a CDS encoding IS4 family transposase; translated protein: MPLETNNSLDYKSTELLTILKGGFKDKLNLARISFISLFIVALCKVKSVNFTNISIAFDNSVKAESNCRRIQRFVYDAKLTSELVAKFIFAILPKQDKYTLVIDRTNWKFGNQNINILMLGVCYKNVAFPLIFKMLDKKGNSNTNERKELINDFIEWFGKDCIECLLADREFIGERWIEYLNNERIRYYIRIRNNFKVYLPHKQEDKYAYHLFYNLKVGEFRAYEKIVYLHGQLCYLSATKIMTDGKTDYCIIVSFNKPENASEKYKERWQIETLFRAMKSSGFNIEDTHLKCIKKLEQLIMLVMLALVWCYKIGDYIDTYIKPISFKKHSNRSISVVKLGLDYLARLFHSKVNQLNINVFCFLSCT
- a CDS encoding DUF4369 domain-containing protein, which codes for MKKLIFVFVSILFFISCQKKNSIELTVVDIPENTNVYICIRETIDSDSLVLSSGTIKDGKVTFKNPFVEVNEAFISIKEGDKVDDKILFVGEPGNITVFFDKKNPKDYKVKGTENNEKYQNSLKEIQSASIKYSDFFDLNESKMMTLPEDSEELKRLRKNGST
- a CDS encoding LytR/AlgR family response regulator transcription factor; translated protein: MINIVIIEDEKPAARSLERKLEKLGYSSMINLSSVEEAVVWFGSNREPDLIFLDIQLSDGLSFEIFEQVKVDSSIIFTTAYDDYALRAFKLNSIDYLLKPIQESELQQAVEKFKNNRSAIFGFNQQFDLFKQFMSTNNVVDYKERFVVKVGAQIKIVLRSEIVCFYSENKASYVQTTEGRNYIIDFTLEELEKMLDPQDFYRVNRKFIVSIHSIKDIYAYSNSRLKLNLTNFESEDLIVSREKVNDFKKWIEK
- a CDS encoding 2TM domain-containing protein; protein product: MTQRNNITKIIAVLLITFLMFKKVLRLYHLDVYLFIIYFSLFAASIVLVNNYLKKNYLARLYRTENSNNIGLTTLLATAINAVVIFTIALLVKVVNMSFVEEGEVVNLFIDGRFKPVLNFTVFYTILMGIYFHVTFSSLVKDKELEEQKVITGNVSAQFESLKNQLDPHFLFNSLNVLGALIEEDQDKALGFNNSLSKTYRYILDQKNKELVPIEEELAFAKTYIELLQMRFEDSLVFELPTEIKQEGAKVVPLSLQLLLENVIKHNKASAQRPIHITIKEGADGYLIIKNTLNKKQVLDNRKGIGLENIASRYALLTSKPVFIEETEEYFTVRIPILTKIIEHMKIIDVPENEQEILVEAKKKVEKIKKFYAHLTTFIMVNSFLIMLNLLTEPSFMWSLIPLFAWGIGLASDAMKTFNYSLFLGKDWEDKKIREYMDKHKGEGQKWN
- a CDS encoding plasmid pRiA4b ORF-3 family protein, which encodes MVYKFRVILDTEEDIFRDIAISEDDSLEDLHNAIVNAFGFDGMEAASFYKCDDQWTQLEEEISLFDMGENPGEDTTMNSTTIGYILDEENTKIIYVYDFLNMWTFFVELGAIEEEEPGVSYPEVLFSHGILPDSMPGKSFTANPVSNDDIYGEFDDDFDDEDFDMFEDGDNFEDFGYEENWN